One Amorphoplanes digitatis genomic window carries:
- a CDS encoding barstar family protein has translation MTTSAGPEADRPPGQRRWTWEHPIGPRWLLLGDVGFEGSYEDDIPLALCAEIQGLFVDLPPRLRERFTLVGCTPDSALADLLDRLPAEALGTERAWLGDISIMAPPPHSPPSWWGEDLGDVVVLAQRPNTTMPEAVDIDLDGFVHVYDRTDAVVRPGDVNEFVLLGRNEVRYGTCRNVTGVFREQAAPPVPQVRLLGCRPEAPLLTALGAVGQSTKAAQRRRRIRAEVYVVAADGSVSQVIDAVVSGTVDAGEPSRLGAGLLDVTIDSDPREPLPLGIVGILEHWYTGRPGEKNLWAGYDRELRHHWAGVALAHRSDAPDRPAGTTYDLDGLSVTDIEGFYCAIGEAINGPGGYFGWNLDALDDCLAGRFGAVAPFRLVWHDSAVAREHLVAGYDPRRLGPAITLDYLLDMLEAHHVKIDLR, from the coding sequence GTGACGACGAGCGCGGGTCCCGAGGCTGACCGTCCGCCGGGGCAGCGGCGGTGGACCTGGGAGCATCCGATCGGCCCGCGCTGGCTGCTCCTTGGCGACGTCGGCTTCGAGGGCTCCTACGAGGACGACATCCCGCTGGCGCTGTGCGCGGAGATCCAAGGACTGTTCGTCGACCTGCCGCCTCGGCTGCGGGAGCGGTTCACGCTTGTCGGCTGCACCCCGGACAGTGCGCTTGCCGACCTGCTCGATCGGCTGCCCGCCGAGGCACTCGGCACCGAACGGGCCTGGCTGGGTGACATCTCGATAATGGCGCCTCCGCCACACTCGCCGCCGTCCTGGTGGGGCGAGGACCTCGGCGACGTCGTCGTGCTCGCTCAACGGCCGAACACCACGATGCCGGAAGCCGTGGACATCGATCTCGACGGTTTCGTCCACGTCTACGACCGCACGGACGCGGTGGTACGTCCCGGCGACGTCAACGAGTTCGTCCTTCTGGGCCGAAACGAGGTGCGATACGGCACGTGCCGGAACGTCACCGGCGTGTTCCGTGAGCAGGCCGCACCGCCGGTGCCGCAGGTTCGGCTGCTCGGTTGCCGACCGGAAGCGCCATTGCTGACCGCGCTCGGCGCGGTCGGGCAGTCGACCAAGGCCGCCCAGCGTCGCCGCCGGATCCGCGCCGAGGTGTACGTGGTGGCCGCGGATGGTTCGGTCAGCCAGGTGATCGACGCCGTGGTGTCCGGAACGGTCGATGCGGGCGAGCCGTCGCGGCTCGGTGCCGGACTCCTCGACGTGACCATCGACAGCGACCCGCGGGAACCGCTGCCGCTGGGGATCGTCGGCATCCTGGAGCATTGGTACACCGGACGGCCCGGCGAGAAGAACTTGTGGGCCGGCTACGACCGAGAGCTGCGCCACCACTGGGCCGGAGTGGCGCTCGCCCATCGGTCCGATGCGCCCGACCGGCCGGCCGGCACCACGTACGACCTCGACGGCCTGTCCGTAACCGACATCGAAGGGTTCTACTGCGCGATCGGCGAAGCGATCAACGGCCCGGGAGGATACTTCGGCTGGAACCTCGACGCGCTCGACGACTGTCTCGCCGGGAGGTTCGGCGCGGTGGCACCGTTTCGGCTGGTGTGGCACGACTCGGCCGTCGCCCGCGAGCACCTCGTCGCCGGCTACGACCCGCGTCGGCTGGGTCCGGCGATCACCTTGGATTACCTGCTGGACATGCTCGAGGCGCACCATGTGAAGATCGACTTGCGCTGA